A portion of the Camelus ferus isolate YT-003-E chromosome 16, BCGSAC_Cfer_1.0, whole genome shotgun sequence genome contains these proteins:
- the B9D1 gene encoding B9 domain-containing protein 1 isoform X3 has product MRAPACLREAPVSGKLVPGDPPSVSRATRRLLATVLSPAMAAASPSVFLLMVNGQVESAQGLEEGISQITSKSLDARRALVWNFPIDVTFKSTNPYGWPQIVLSVYGPDVFGNDVVRGYGAVHVPFSPGRTAVCENVCSRHKRTVPMFVPESTSKLQKFTSWFMGRRPEYTDPKVVAQGEGREVTRVRSQGFVTLLFNVVTKDMKKLGYDTGPPDTQGVSGPSPPQGLPT; this is encoded by the exons atgcGTGCACCCGCCTGCCTTCGCGAAGCTCCCGTGTCCGGGAAACTTGTCCCGGGCGACCCGCCGTCCGTTTCCAGGGCAACTCGGCGCCTCCTAGCAACCGTGCTCAGCCCTGCCATGGCGGCCGCGAGTCCCAGCGTCTTCCTGCTCATGGTCAACGGGCAGGTGGAGAGCGCCCAG gggctggaggaaggcatCTCACAGATCACGTCCAAGAGCCTGGATGCGCGGCGAGCGCTGGTGTGGAACTTCCCCATTGATGTCACCTTCAAAAGTACCAACCCCTATGGCT GGCCACAGATCGTGCTCAGCGTGTACGGGCCGGATGTGTTCGGGAACGATGTGGTCCGAGGCTACGGGGCAGTGCACGTGCCCTTCTCTCCTGGCCG CACGGCTGTCTGCGAAAACGTCTGTTCCAGGCACAAAAGGACTGTCCCCATGTTCGTCCCCGAATCTACGTCCAAACTGCAGAAGTTCACCAG CTGGTTCATGGGACGGCGGCCCGAGTACACAGACCCCAAGGTGGTGGCTCAGGGGGAAGGCCGGGAAG TGACCCGCGTCCGCTCCCAGGGCTTCGTCACCCTCCTCTTCAACGTGGTGACCAAGGACATGAAAAAGCTGGGCTATGACACCGGGCCTCCAGACACACAGGGGGTCTCGGGGCCCAGCCCgccccagggcctccccaccTGA
- the B9D1 gene encoding B9 domain-containing protein 1 isoform X2 translates to MAAASPSVFLLMVNGQVESAQFPEHDDLYCKYCFVYGQDWAPTAGLEEGISQITSKSLDARRALVWNFPIDVTFKSTNPYGWPQIVLSVYGPDVFGNDVVRGYGAVHVPFSPGRHKRTVPMFVPESTSKLQKFTSWFMGRRPEYTDPKVVAQGEGREVTRVRSQGFVTLLFNVVTKDMKKLGYDTGPPDTQGVSGPSPPQGLPT, encoded by the exons ATGGCGGCCGCGAGTCCCAGCGTCTTCCTGCTCATGGTCAACGGGCAGGTGGAGAGCGCCCAG TTTCCTGAGCACGACGATCTCTACTGCAAGTACTGCTTTGTGTATGGCCAGGACTGGGCCCCCACGGCG gggctggaggaaggcatCTCACAGATCACGTCCAAGAGCCTGGATGCGCGGCGAGCGCTGGTGTGGAACTTCCCCATTGATGTCACCTTCAAAAGTACCAACCCCTATGGCT GGCCACAGATCGTGCTCAGCGTGTACGGGCCGGATGTGTTCGGGAACGATGTGGTCCGAGGCTACGGGGCAGTGCACGTGCCCTTCTCTCCTGGCCG GCACAAAAGGACTGTCCCCATGTTCGTCCCCGAATCTACGTCCAAACTGCAGAAGTTCACCAG CTGGTTCATGGGACGGCGGCCCGAGTACACAGACCCCAAGGTGGTGGCTCAGGGGGAAGGCCGGGAAG TGACCCGCGTCCGCTCCCAGGGCTTCGTCACCCTCCTCTTCAACGTGGTGACCAAGGACATGAAAAAGCTGGGCTATGACACCGGGCCTCCAGACACACAGGGGGTCTCGGGGCCCAGCCCgccccagggcctccccaccTGA
- the EPN2 gene encoding epsin-2 isoform X1, with the protein MTICSLRRRASALALGAPGMHAGRGPRPPRSPARVHPCLAAKAASPPSRNSGTTSPDPFESQPQTVASSKPSGARKTPESFLGPNAALVNLDSLVTRPAPPAQSLNPFLPPGAAAAATPGQPLPGEPAPAADAEPAAGEPGSGEQRVLRAQPRCGAHGLRDVHGFTPRLGGQRFLPDAPGPRHDEHGGRPGRPPVGSPGYWHHQPLPPLVPAWTRRRASVPRTPGRGPCLWNGVREWGVSAFRSSFF; encoded by the exons ATGACCATCTGCTCTCTGCGCAGGCGCGCGTCTGCGTTGGCTCTGGGTGCGCCAGGCATGCACGCAGGCCGTGGGCCCCGCCCTCCGCGCTCACCAGCCCGTGTGCATCCTTGTCTTGCAGCCAAGGCGGCCTCTCCGCCCTCCCGGAACAGTGGGACTACCAGCCCTGACCCCTTTGAGTCTCAGCCCCAGACTGTCGCCTCAAGCAAGCCCAGTGGCGCCCGGAAAACCCCCGAGTCCTTCCTGGGCCCCAACGCGGCCCTGGTGAACCTGGACTCGCTGGTGACCAGGCCAGCCCCGCCAGCTCAGTCCCTCAACCCTTTCCTGCCTCCAG GTGCAGCCGCGGCCGCCACCCCAGGTCAACCCCTTCCAGGTGAACCAGCCCCAGCCGCTGACGCTGAACCAGCTGCGGGGGAGCCCGGTTCTGGGGAGCAGCGCGTCCTTCGGGCCCAGCCCAGGTGTGGAGCCCATGGCCTCCGTGACGTCCACGGCTTCACACCCCGCCTTGGGGGTCAGCGGTTCCTCCCTGACGCCCCTGGGCCCCGCCACGATGAACATGGTGGGCGGCCTGGGCGGCCCCCCGTCGGCAGCCCCGGCTACTGGCACCACCAACCCCTTCCTCCTCTAGTGCCCGCCTGGACCCGCCGCAGAGCATCTGTGCCAAGGACACCAGGCAGGGGACCTTGTCTGTGGAATGGGGTCCGAGAGTGGGGGGTCAGCGCTTTCCGGTCTAGCTTCTTTTGA
- the B9D1 gene encoding B9 domain-containing protein 1 isoform X1 — protein sequence MAAASPSVFLLMVNGQVESAQFPEHDDLYCKYCFVYGQDWAPTAGLEEGISQITSKSLDARRALVWNFPIDVTFKSTNPYGWPQIVLSVYGPDVFGNDVVRGYGAVHVPFSPGRTAVCENVCSRHKRTVPMFVPESTSKLQKFTSWFMGRRPEYTDPKVVAQGEGREVTRVRSQGFVTLLFNVVTKDMKKLGYDTGPPDTQGVSGPSPPQGLPT from the exons ATGGCGGCCGCGAGTCCCAGCGTCTTCCTGCTCATGGTCAACGGGCAGGTGGAGAGCGCCCAG TTTCCTGAGCACGACGATCTCTACTGCAAGTACTGCTTTGTGTATGGCCAGGACTGGGCCCCCACGGCG gggctggaggaaggcatCTCACAGATCACGTCCAAGAGCCTGGATGCGCGGCGAGCGCTGGTGTGGAACTTCCCCATTGATGTCACCTTCAAAAGTACCAACCCCTATGGCT GGCCACAGATCGTGCTCAGCGTGTACGGGCCGGATGTGTTCGGGAACGATGTGGTCCGAGGCTACGGGGCAGTGCACGTGCCCTTCTCTCCTGGCCG CACGGCTGTCTGCGAAAACGTCTGTTCCAGGCACAAAAGGACTGTCCCCATGTTCGTCCCCGAATCTACGTCCAAACTGCAGAAGTTCACCAG CTGGTTCATGGGACGGCGGCCCGAGTACACAGACCCCAAGGTGGTGGCTCAGGGGGAAGGCCGGGAAG TGACCCGCGTCCGCTCCCAGGGCTTCGTCACCCTCCTCTTCAACGTGGTGACCAAGGACATGAAAAAGCTGGGCTATGACACCGGGCCTCCAGACACACAGGGGGTCTCGGGGCCCAGCCCgccccagggcctccccaccTGA
- the EPN2 gene encoding epsin-2 isoform X2 yields the protein MTICSLRRRASALALGAPGMHAGRGPRPPRSPARVHPCLAAKAASPPSRNSGTTSPDPFESQPQTVASSKPSGARKTPESFLGPNAALVNLDSLVTRPAPPAQSLNPFLPPGMLASGCPVNPFQVNQPQPLTLNQLRGSPVLGSSASFGPSPGVEPMASVTSTASHPALGVSGSSLTPLGPATMNMVGGLGGPPSAAPATGTTNPFLL from the exons ATGACCATCTGCTCTCTGCGCAGGCGCGCGTCTGCGTTGGCTCTGGGTGCGCCAGGCATGCACGCAGGCCGTGGGCCCCGCCCTCCGCGCTCACCAGCCCGTGTGCATCCTTGTCTTGCAGCCAAGGCGGCCTCTCCGCCCTCCCGGAACAGTGGGACTACCAGCCCTGACCCCTTTGAGTCTCAGCCCCAGACTGTCGCCTCAAGCAAGCCCAGTGGCGCCCGGAAAACCCCCGAGTCCTTCCTGGGCCCCAACGCGGCCCTGGTGAACCTGGACTCGCTGGTGACCAGGCCAGCCCCGCCAGCTCAGTCCCTCAACCCTTTCCTGCCTCCAGGTATGCTTGCTTCTGGCTGCC CT GTCAACCCCTTCCAGGTGAACCAGCCCCAGCCGCTGACGCTGAACCAGCTGCGGGGGAGCCCGGTTCTGGGGAGCAGCGCGTCCTTCGGGCCCAGCCCAGGTGTGGAGCCCATGGCCTCCGTGACGTCCACGGCTTCACACCCCGCCTTGGGGGTCAGCGGTTCCTCCCTGACGCCCCTGGGCCCCGCCACGATGAACATGGTGGGCGGCCTGGGCGGCCCCCCGTCGGCAGCCCCGGCTACTGGCACCACCAACCCCTTCCTCCTCTAG